The sequence below is a genomic window from Halolamina litorea.
TCGGTGATCTCTGTCTCGGCGGTGAAGTCGACCCGGACGGTCTCCTCCCCGATGTCGAAGCCGGCGTAGCCAACGTCGTCGAGGACGCGCCGCGCGGCGCCGAACAGGACGTGGCTGGCGGTGTGGGCGCGTTCGCAGTAGGTGCGGAACGCGGCGTCGACGACGCAGTGAACGGTGTCGCCGTCGCCGAAGTCCGGCTCCGTGGCGAGCGTGTGGACCACGCCGCGCGGGGACTTCTGTACGTCAGCGACCGCGATGTCGTCGATGACGCCGCGGTCGGCCGGCTGGCCGCCGCCCTCGGGGTAGAAGTAGGTCTCTTCGAGGACGACCTCCCGGCCGTCGACGGCTACCGCGTCGGCGTCGAAACTCAGGGTCTCGGGGTTGTCGGGCGCGAGCGTCTGCATGGCTGTCGGGAGTGGCGGCGAGCGCAAAAAGCCGCGGGCTCCGGGGGTTCTCGCCGGGCGCCGCGAAGGGACGGTCTCTCACTGCGCGGCTGACCGGTGCCGCGAAGGGACGGTCTCTCACTGCGCGGCTGACCGGTGCCGCGAAGGGACGGTCTCTCACTGCGCGGCTGACCGGTGCCGCGCATCGACGCTCACTCCGCCAGTTGGATCCCGAACCGGTCCTCGAGTTTGGCGATCACGCTGCCGCCGACGTCGGCGCGGGTCGCTCGTCCCTCCTCGACGGCGAGCAGGTCGTCCTCGTCAACGTCGATCTCCGCTGCCAGTTCCTCGCTCGTGAGGCCGGCGTCCTGCCGGGCCGCCACCACCCGGTCGCCGTAGCCCGAGACGAGGTAGGGGAGGCTGTCCTCCTCGTACTTCGCGCCCTCGACCCAGTCGGTGTCGGGGCTGGAGGAGGAGTCCATCAGCTTCGCGGTGTTCTGTGCGGCGCGCTTCTTGCGGTTCTCGGGCGCCCCGCGGGAGCCGCCCTGTTGTTCGCGCTTCTTGCGGTCCTTGTTGCGGTTGGCGCCCATCGGCGCACAGTCGCCACAGACCAGCAGTTCGGCGCCGGCGACGTTCGCCTTCCGCAGCGACGCCGACTCGGTGCCACACAGTTCACAGGCGTCGCCGTCGTCGCCGCCGCCGCCGCTTCCGGTCGAGTACTTGGTCATGGCCTGGCTACGTGCCGGGGCGACATTAATTCGTGGTCGTGGCACCGCGCAGCGCCGGCAGGACCCCTCAGAGCCCGACCGACGCGAGCAGCGCCGGTCCGGCCGTGACGAGCGCGACGCCGAGGACGATCAGCGCCGCCCCGACGACGACGCCGCGGGTCACCCGCTCCAGATCGCCGAGCAGGAAGTACGCGAAGACGGTGGTGAACAGCGGCGCCGTCGCCGCCAGCGGGTCGACGACGGCGACGGTTCCCTCGGGGTGGCCCAACGCCGCGAACAGCGAGAGCAGCGCGACGGCGGTGACGGTGCCGCTGGCGGCGAAGTAGCCCCACGTCTCCCGTGGCGCCGTCTTGAGGTCGCCCAGACGCCCCCGGG
It includes:
- a CDS encoding helix-turn-helix domain-containing protein, which codes for MTKYSTGSGGGGDDGDACELCGTESASLRKANVAGAELLVCGDCAPMGANRNKDRKKREQQGGSRGAPENRKKRAAQNTAKLMDSSSSPDTDWVEGAKYEEDSLPYLVSGYGDRVVAARQDAGLTSEELAAEIDVDEDDLLAVEEGRATRADVGGSVIAKLEDRFGIQLAE